A window of Nicotiana tabacum cultivar K326 chromosome 24, ASM71507v2, whole genome shotgun sequence contains these coding sequences:
- the LOC142177992 gene encoding G-type lectin S-receptor-like serine/threonine-protein kinase At2g19130 has translation MKVIVAGSIKIKDIILGNLLQNKSCQSFDRNLSLPISPSITYRVNPFLTLFKCNNSQKIHEDVFNSTSYQSYNSCESFILYYNQTINYFHGFPLPTGCSFVQLPKSSSSEAESNDLFDLLTDEVTLGWTVSDECNQCYYRGGKCQTDNTTDKFLCYNTKVAGNIKMKVIVAGARGTIGYIAPEIVCRNLGGVSHKSDVYSYGMMVLEMVGGRKNVDVGVDHTSEIYFPHWLYRRIELDEELQLIGITNEEEKECAKKMVIMSLWCIQTDPLNRPSMSKVVEMLEGNQDYSLQIPPKPYLYFSSRSEVESSSVAELR, from the exons atgaaagtgATTGTTGCAG GATCAATCAAAATTAAGGACATTATTCTTGGAAATCTTTTGCAAAACAAGAGTTGTCAATCTTTTGATAGAAATCTGTCTTTACCAATTTCTCCTTCAATAACATATAGAGTCAACCCCTTTCTCACTTTGTTCAAATGCAATAATAGCCAGAAGATACATGAAGATGTTTTCAATTCCACAAGTTATCAAAGTTACAATAGCTGTGAAAGTTTCATATTATACTATAACCAAACAATCAATTATTTTCACGGTTTTCCTCTTCCTACTGGCTGTTCATTCGTTCAGTTGCCCAAGTCGTCGAGTTCAGAAGCTGAATCAAATGACTTATTTGATCTGTTAACTGATGAAGTTACACTAGGATGGACTGTGTCTGATGAATGCAATCAGTGTTATTATAGAGGAGGGAAGTGTCAAACTGATAATACTACTGACAAATTTCTTTGTTATAATACCAAAG TTGCaggaaatataaaaatgaaagtgATTGTTGCAG GTGCACGAGGGACTATCGGTTATATAGCTCCAGAAATAGTTTGCAGAAACTTGGGAGGTGTCTCTCACAAGTCTGATGTCTATAGCTACGGAATGATGGTCCTAGAGATGGTTGGAGGAAGAAAAAATGTTGATGTTGGAGTTGATCACACAAGTGAAATCTACTTTCCACACTGGCTCTATCGACGAATTGAACTAGACGAAGAGCTTCAACTAATCGGGATAACGAACGAAGAGGAGAAAGAATGTGCAAAAAAGATGGTGATAATGAGTTTATGGTGCATACAAACTGATCCCTTGAATCGACCATCGATGAGCAAAGTTGTGGAAATGTTAGAAGGGAACCAAGACTACTCTTTGCAAATACCTCCCAAGCCTTACCTATACTTTTCCTCAAGATCAGAGGTAGAATCATCATCAGTAGCAGAACTGAGATAA